One Littorina saxatilis isolate snail1 linkage group LG1, US_GU_Lsax_2.0, whole genome shotgun sequence genomic window carries:
- the LOC138983777 gene encoding uncharacterized protein has translation MEMPITRAKAYQKRNRTTHSWYGDWSSGNDVMSRSCPAGNTLEDHMHRARATMASSSFRRPRAIDSTDSTVPKVIRSKSSVRAQAPPSSTASSPGPTTAIKVPQTGRRRRTLTEGDHLDPNGPSSAYSYDGGFFVTANNANKDFFVIDPEWVSEGESARSQSEEGGKEGNNKGAPEGKNKGGPVGRNRGAPPPPKVITWKSYNRSRSAPPPKYRNPITWEDREQE, from the exons ATGGAGATGCCTATAACGCGAGCCAAGGCCTACCAGAAGCGGAACCGAACCACACACTCGTGGTACGGGGACTGGAGCTCAGGCAACGACGTCATGTCACGCAGCTGTCCCGCTGGCAACACGCTGGAGGACCACATGCATAGAGCACGTGCAACCATGGCCTCCTCCTCCTTCCGCCGTCCCAGAGCCATCGACTCCACTGACTCTACTGTCCCCAAAGTCATCAGGTCCAAGAGTTCTGTGCGAG CCCAGGCCCCACCCTCTTCCACCGCATCGTCACCGGGGCCCACGACAGCGATCAAGGTGCCACAAACAGGTCGCCGCCGTCGCACACTGACTGAGGGGGACCACCTGGACCCGAATGGACCCTCCTCCGCCTACAGCTACGACGGCGGCTTCTTCGTCACCGCCAACAACGCCAACAAAGATTTCTTTGTCATCGACCCCGAATGGGTCAGCGAGGGTGAATCCGCGAGGTCACAATCCGAGGAAGGGGGGAAGGAGGGCAATAATAAGGGGGCCCCCGAGGGCAAGAATAAGGGGGGCCCCGTGGGCAGGAATAGGGGGGCCCCTCCACCCCCGAAGGTGATCACCTGGAAAAGCTATAACCGGAGCAGATCCGCCCCGCCGCCGAAGTACCGTAATCCTATCACCTGGGAGGATCGGGAGCAAGAGTGA